Part of the Fibrobacter sp. genome, AGACGGGACTCTGAGAGAGCGGTGACCTGATGTAAAAATCAATTTTCTGAAAAACCTGCTGCCCGTTTGTCCTCCCTGTGATAAAGTTTATGCTGTTAGCTCCGGTATCACTGAATGAGAAAACAAATCTGTAAGGACCCGAACTCAGAGTCTTGCCCTCCTGAGCTCTCCTGATCACCTCACCTCCATTAAAAAGCCTGTTTCCAGGAGACATTACCTTGAAATAATCTATCTTCTCCCTTACAGCCAGCATCACCATGATTGTTTCTGCTGTAAAGATCTCAAGCGTATCGCCGGGTGCAAAAGTCATACCGGTTATGAGTACCTCGGAATTGGCAGGATCCTCAAAGGGGTTGTAATCTCCTATGCAGGAAAGAAGGATCACAAATCCGCAAAAAGGCAGGATAAGCAGATAATTTATGCAGGCAGTTCTTTTCATTTTTAAGTATTACAGCACAGGTCAAAATTTAAAAGACCAGGAAAATCCCGTCACTCCTATAAGAACCAGACAGTATCCTGCGATAGACAATGCTTTGTTTCTGTTGAATCTGGAACGTGCGTCTTTCCAGTCACTGCTGTTTTTTGTTGTCAGATTCAGGGTATCTAGACTGCTCAGAGATCTGACCTCCTTTATCGATGTACTGAGTTCATACGTAAATACTCCTCCGGCAGCCGCTCCCCCCATGGCAAGCGCCAGTCCCACATACCTTAATAAGTTGCGCTTTGCAGCCTCCGGGTCCTTCAGTATCCTGATCGGTACCCCGTCAGCGGTTACATCTTTCACAGACAGGTTATACGAGAAGGACGCCCCGGCAACAACCTGCTTCTCCTCTCCCTCTATAACCAGGTTTGATCGTCCGTTTTCCCTGAATACGCAGTTTGTAATCCGGATATACTTCGTTTCAGAAACTATCCCCTTAACTGAGTACATTAACTTCATATTTCGCAGGTCCGTTCCAAGCCCATCCTTGTGTATGTAAATACCATTCCAGTCGTATGGAGTCGGCGCCAACTTGCTTTGCGGATTATAATCTTTATCATTTTCAGATGTTAATATTACGGGATTGAGAGATGAGCCATCTGCAATCAGCGTACCCTGAACATGTACACCAGTAAAGTTCTTGAAGAGCATCACTGTTCCAGGCTCGATTGTCACTACCTTTCCCACCGGAACAAAAACATCGGCAACAACCAGATAAGGGGATTTTGCTGAAGAAAGCAGTTGGGGAAGATCTCCCGCAAGCTCCACCGGGCTGCCACCCCGAGCTGGCAGAGTAATAAAGAGCAGCATTGCGCTCCATTTCACAAATCGATTCATTAACCTTTAACCTCTTGATGCGATGCGCTGCATCTCTGCATCGGCTTCTTTGTAATACCTGTGGTCTTTTGATGTCTGAAGTGCGGATTTGACCTCGTACCAACTGTCAAGTGCATCACGCTTGATAACAGCCGTGGGATTCTGATCAAACTGTCTGCTTCTGCATTGGGCAGTGAAATACAAACGCTCCAGCCGTAAAGTACTTGAATTGACATACATGCCGGGAGTTCTGGAGCAAAGGTCAAGATAATTCAAAGCCTCGGAAATCCTCCCCTGGTTGAAAAGAAACTTTGCCTTCTCCAGATAAAACTCACCATCTTTGATATCTGTCCTGGAAAACAGGGAATTGAGCTCACTTCTTCTCCCCAGACCCTTTAAAGCCCTTATTCTGAATATCATCGCTTTGTCAACTGACGATTCCTGCGGAGAAAGCGATTCGTAAACTTCCAGAGCATTTTTATACTGCCCGGATTCAACTTCCCTTGTAAAAATAGACATCAGGTCATTTGTACCATGTTTCCTCTTGAGCTGATCGATAAGTGATTCCTGTGTAGCTATGGCAACTTGTGCCGGTGCCACCGGTGCAACTTGTTTCTTTTGTGCCACTGGCGGAGTGCTTTTGATAGGACGCGGCTCAGTTTTTTTAACCTGTTCCTCAACCACTTTCGGTTCCTCAGGTTTTTTTTCTTCCGGAATTTGGGGAACCTCTACTGTCCAGGCTGGTTCAACTACCGATACAGGCAGAGGCTTCTGAGCCAGATTTGCAACAATTTTCGGAATTAACATGCCTGTTGCAAATACCCCCAGTACTATCAGCAGTACTGCTGCTGTCATGAGAAACGGGTTTTTTCTCCGCAGGTTCACTACTATCTTCTCTCTGTCGGCTCCCATAAACCTGGCCAGCTCCTGCTCAGGAGAAAGCGGTGTGGTACTTCGATGGATCTTGCCGATTTCAGAGAGAAAACTCATCGCGTCCTGGATCCTCTTTTCCCTGTCCTGAACCATGCACATGTGAATCAGGCGGCGGAATTTAGAGGGGATTTTGATATCATAGGCATCAAGAGGTTTATAGTCGTTTTTGATCTTGGAAAGCATCAGTTTGGAAACATTCTGTTCCGGAAAGGCCTTCATTCCAGTAACCATCTCATAGAGAATTGTCCCAAGGGAATAGATGTCGGTGCGGATATCCGGTTCTTTTCCATCAAGCTGTTCAGGCGACAGATACTGCATCGTCCCCAGTATCGCTCCATCTGTGGTATGAATAGAGGCATCAGTGGGCCGGGCGATTCCAAAATCCATCAGCTTTACAATCCCATTGCTCGACACCATGATATTGGATGGTTTCAGATCACGATGAATTACACCATGATAAGTTTTACCATAGATAACATAATTCTGATTGTGAGCATAGCGAAGCGCTCTGCCGATCATTATTCCTATCGACATCGCCACTTCTACAGGAAGAGCACCCCTGTCCTCGATGATTTTCTCCAGGGTCTGCCCATCTATACGCTCCATCTCTATATAGGGAAGACCATTCCACTGCCCGACTGCATGAATTTCAATAATGTTAGGATGGTGGAGTTTGGCAGTGATCTTGATTTCCGTTTGGAAACGCTGCTTTGTATCTTCAGTATAGTTAGGATGGAGGAGTTTTACCGCTCTGTTAACCTCGAGCTGCGGATTCCATATTTCATATACATTGGCCATCCCTCCGACTCCCAAAAGTCCAGTAATGACACCTGAACCCATTGGTTCTCTTTTGGTGCCGTCAGGAAGAATAACAGCGTTCCTCATGCGCTTAATCGAACCCTGATCAGCGTCGGCTGTCCTTCTGTCTTCCGGAGTCATAAAATTCCTTACCAGGTTCCTGCAATAAAGGACGGCTGTATACTATATTTAGTATTGATATTCTACCATAATTGGGTGTATAATTCAATAATTTTAAACTTGAAAACCCGCCGGTAACAAGGCGGTTTTCTCTAAATAACCGGAAATTCCTGACCCATCCAAGAGGCATATATGGCTAAAATCATTGATGAAGTATCCAGAACATTTTCAGAGTACCTCCTGATTCCCCGATTAACCAGGAAACATCATCTTCCCGAAAATGTCTCCCTGAATACACCTGTGGCAAAGTACCAAAAAGGCCAGAACTCGAGATTCTCTCTTAACCTTCCCTTCGTTTCGGCAAGCATGCAATCGGTATCCGGGTCGGAGATGGCTATAGCCCTTGCCAGAAGAGGCGGATGTGCCTTTATCTTCTGCTCACAACCCATAGCTCAACAGGCAGCCATGGTTGCAAAGGTGAAAAATCATAAAGCGGGATTTGTCCCTTCCGACTCCAATCTTCGCCCCGACAACACTCTCAGGGATGCTCTTGTCCTGCGAAAGAAAACCGGCCACTCAACTATGCCGGTAACCCATGATGGCTCAAAAGATGGAATTTTTCTGGGAATAATAACAGACAAAGATTTCTGGGAATTTGAAGATGATCTTAATGCTCCGGTTTCAGAATTTATGACCCCAAAAGAAAACGTGGTCTTCGGGATCAGTGGAATCAGCCTTCATGAAGCAAACAAACTTCTGAGAAGCAACAAAAAAGAGTGCCTTCCTGTTCTTGACAGCAACGGGCGGCTGCTCTCACTGGTCTTCAAAAAAGACTACTTTGATCACATGACCAATCCAGATGAACTCCTTGATGATAGTAAACGGCTGGTCACTGGAGCAGGAGTCAATACTCACGATTACAAAGACAGAATCCCTGCCCTGATGGAGGCTGGTGTAGACGTTCTCTGTTTTGATTCCTCTGATGGTTATTCAGAATTCCAGATGGAAGCCATAAAGTGGACAAAAACCAAATACGGCTCCAAAGTTGTAGTCGGAGGTGGAAATGTGGTTGACGGAGATGCCTTCAGGTATCTGGTGGAGGAAGCCGATGCAGATTTTGTAAAAGTGGGCATTGGCGGAGGCTCCATCTGCATTACCCGGGAACAGAAAGGCATTGGCCGCGGACAGGCATCGGCACTGATGGCTGTAACCGCTGAGCGGGACCGCTATTTTCAGGAAACCGGCATATATGTCCCGGTCTGCTCTGACGGAGGATTGGCAAACGATACCCAGATCATAATCGCGCTGGCAATGGGAGCAGATTTCGTAATGATGGGACGGTATTTCGCGATGACGACCGAAAGCCCGACACCCATAGTGTCTATTGGCGGCAGAATGTACAAACCATACTGGGGTGAGGGGTCCAACAGGGCCAGAAACTGGCAGAGATACAATCAGTCAGGTGAATCAGGAATGAAATTTGAAGAGGGTGTCGATGCTTATGTTCCAATAGTGGGATCGGTCAAAGATGTCCTTTCTGTCACTGTAGCAAAGCTTAAATCCACAATGTGCAACGTGGGCTCCACTACCCTCAAAGAATTCTCGGACAACGCTGTCCTTACACGAATCTCGGAGCAATCCTTTGTTGAAGGCGGCACATCCAACGTGCTCTCCCTTGACAAAGACCTGCCCAGAGAGGTCTGATTTTTCCAGGCCGGATTCTTCCGGCCATCTTTCTGCTCTGCAGTTCCTGTAAAAATTGCAATAATTCTTTTTATACGCTCGTATACATTTACAAAGTATTCTCAACTGGTTGTTGTATCAAAAGGAGGAACATCTTGAAGAAACTTAAGCCCCTAATCCCTTCTCTGGTGGCTTTGATCATTACTGCCGGACTTATTACCTATTCAACATGCTCTTTCGCTGAATCCAATCATCCCCCAAAGGGATCTGTAACTTTCGGCGCCGAGAAAAAACCTGATATCAACACTCCTCCGCAGTTAAGTGCTTTCAGCAATATGTTCGCCGATATCGCAGAAAAAGTGGTACCTACTGTCGTCCAGGTTGTGCCCACAAAGATCGATACAGTCATATTTTCCAATAACCCCTTTTATCAATTCTTCGGTGATCCTTTTGGCTTCGATGAATTCTTTGGCAACCCTCGCCGACAATTCCGGCGTCAACCACCGGTTCAGAAAAGGGAGTTCAAGCAGCAAGGCCTGGGATCAGGGGTGATCGTGTCCAAAGATGGCTACATCTTGACCAATTTCCATGTCGTTGCCGGTGCCGATGAAATCGAAGTCAAGACTTCGGACAACCGCAGCTTCCAGGCAGAGATCGTTGGAACAGATTCTCTTTCCGATGTAGCAGTAATCAAAATTAAAGAAAAAGTAAAAAATCTCCCGGTTGCTTATCTTGGTGATTCAGACAAGCTTCGTCCGGGTGACTGGGCAATAGCCATTGGCAATCCTTTCAGCCTGGCCTCATCCGTGACAATGGGAATAATCTCTGCTCTTGGACGGACCGCAGGGGGAAATGCCAACTCCTACCAGAACTTCATCCAGACAGATGCCGCAATTAACCCGGGGAACTCCGGCGGTGCACTGGTCAACATTCATGGTGAGTTGATCGGTATCAATACAATGATCTACACACAATCAGGCGGTTATATGGGAATTGGATTCGCCATTCCTATCAACATGGCACGCAGAATCATGGAAGATCTGATCTACGAAGGGAAAGTGTCCCGTGGATGGCTGGGTGTGGTGATCCAGGATCTGGATGCTACAACACGTGATGCAATGAGAATCAGCCCAGAGACCAGAGGTGTTCTGATTGGAGATGTATTCAAGAATCAACCAGCAGATAAAGCGGGATTCCGCAGGGGAGATATCGTAGTTTCTGTTGGTAACAAGGCTGTTTCCAATCCAAATGAGCTGAAAAACGCCATAGCCAATATCAGACCCGGAAACAAAGTACCTGTTGAGATCCTCCGTGACGGAAAGAAAATGACTCTCCATGTCACTTTGAGTGGTCGTGATAAGAGTAAGCCGGACCAGCCCGCTGGTGCCAGTGTCCTGGAATCCTCCGAAGGTAAGGGTGATATTGTTGAGAATATGGGCATCAAAGCAGGAAATATCACTCCGGAATTAAGGGAGCAGCTTGACCTCAAGTCGGATATCAAAGGTGTTGTAGTTACACAGATCGATCCCAATTCCCAGGCGGCTCAGGAGGGATTCTCCCAGTACGATGTTATCCTGGAAGTGAACCGGAAACAGGTTACAAATGTTAAGGAATTAAAACAGGTCACGAAATCAGTTAAGACTGGTGATTCCATTCTCTTCCTTCTGCATCGAAATGGAAACACTTTCTTCAAGGCTTTCAAAGTTCGTTGACAATCACTGTCCGGGGGTGGCGCATGGCTGCCCCCGTTTTCCGTTTCCCCCTCAGCAATTCTCCTTGACTCTATTCTATATAGAACGTATCTTTGGTTTAATCAGGATGGTTTTCCATTGCGGAAGATTACCTCAAAGGAAAATATCAGGGACAGGTCCTGTATCCGGATACTATTTCTACATCAATAATTCGGATACAAATAACAACATTTGAAATCTTTTTCTATAACTAAAATCAATAGAATCGTTTCTTAATCCGGATAATCAGGGTTTTAATTCAAAAAATCTTACCAATCATTCAGGAGGAAAATATATGAAACGGTGGCGGGCAATCAGGATTATCAGTTTAACCGCTATTACCGCTATTATGTCTTGCGGTGTCAGCCAGAGTTCTTTGGATCAAGCATCAAAACGCATTGATGAACTGAAAACCATGGGTGTACCTGACAGCGCTCTCTCCAGAGCAAAAGTGTTCCTTTACCAGGCCAAAGATGCCAAACAGAGAGGCAATTCCGGAATAGCCAAACTCGCCGCCGACTCTCTCCGTATCCATATCGCCAAGGCTGAGGCAATGTATAAGGATAATATCAATAACCTGCTTCCAGTAATCGATTCCATGCGCTCAGTCATAAAAATGAACAAAGCCAACTTCAGCGGTATCACACTTAAGAAACTTGACAGTCTGATGATTCCCGTAGATTCACTTATCAATATCAAGTGGTATCTCCAGGCTCATCATCTGCTCAAAGAAATCATTGCAAGATTACCTCAGTTTAAATTTGACGACGAGAGAGCAAAGGAACTCAGGCCCAGAATTCCGGGTGAGTGGACATGTATAAATGAGACAAAAAGCAAAGAAAACAAGGCAGTTCATGCCATAGAGAAGAAAATTTTCACTTTCAGAAAGGATGGAACAGTTCTGCTGGTCGAAAACAAAAAGGGTCAGAGCGGTCCATTTCTTAAAGAAGACTATGAGTTCAGGTCATGGGGTAAATACGATCTGATCGGAGATACCATAGTTCTTCTGATCGACCGCTTTGCGGCTGTAAAGCAGAATTTTGAACGTCTCTATGTTGAAGAAGAAAAAGGGAAGAAGAAAACTGTCTGGAAAAAAGAGCCCCAGCCTACTTACGATTCTCTCATTACCGATGGAAGCCAGAACAGATTTATTACTTTCACCGATCTTAAGGAAGATTTCAAGAAAAAGTAATTCATCCGGATTTATCCGCAATTAGTCCGCTTACCTGTTTAAGGTAAGCGGACATCCTCTTGTTCCCCACACCGGGGTCGGTATCGGAATCGAAAAATATCCTGACCAAATAAGTCTGTTAAAGAAATGATAATTTTACTGTTTAAACTACAGAAGAAAATTTCCGGTTATTTTTTCAACATTGGAGTATCGTCTCCCCAAGCCCGGTTCACCGGGCTTAATATGCCCAGGGGCAGGCATTTATGCCGCCCCCCAAAAAAAAGGCGGTTTCACCATCTCCGGTAAAACCGCCCCTTAAGATTTCCTGTCTGAATATTATGCCTGTGCAGCCGGCACTATATCCACTCTTTTTCTG contains:
- a CDS encoding DegQ family serine endoprotease, which gives rise to MKKLKPLIPSLVALIITAGLITYSTCSFAESNHPPKGSVTFGAEKKPDINTPPQLSAFSNMFADIAEKVVPTVVQVVPTKIDTVIFSNNPFYQFFGDPFGFDEFFGNPRRQFRRQPPVQKREFKQQGLGSGVIVSKDGYILTNFHVVAGADEIEVKTSDNRSFQAEIVGTDSLSDVAVIKIKEKVKNLPVAYLGDSDKLRPGDWAIAIGNPFSLASSVTMGIISALGRTAGGNANSYQNFIQTDAAINPGNSGGALVNIHGELIGINTMIYTQSGGYMGIGFAIPINMARRIMEDLIYEGKVSRGWLGVVIQDLDATTRDAMRISPETRGVLIGDVFKNQPADKAGFRRGDIVVSVGNKAVSNPNELKNAIANIRPGNKVPVEILRDGKKMTLHVTLSGRDKSKPDQPAGASVLESSEGKGDIVENMGIKAGNITPELREQLDLKSDIKGVVVTQIDPNSQAAQEGFSQYDVILEVNRKQVTNVKELKQVTKSVKTGDSILFLLHRNGNTFFKAFKVR
- a CDS encoding IMP dehydrogenase, whose protein sequence is MAKIIDEVSRTFSEYLLIPRLTRKHHLPENVSLNTPVAKYQKGQNSRFSLNLPFVSASMQSVSGSEMAIALARRGGCAFIFCSQPIAQQAAMVAKVKNHKAGFVPSDSNLRPDNTLRDALVLRKKTGHSTMPVTHDGSKDGIFLGIITDKDFWEFEDDLNAPVSEFMTPKENVVFGISGISLHEANKLLRSNKKECLPVLDSNGRLLSLVFKKDYFDHMTNPDELLDDSKRLVTGAGVNTHDYKDRIPALMEAGVDVLCFDSSDGYSEFQMEAIKWTKTKYGSKVVVGGGNVVDGDAFRYLVEEADADFVKVGIGGGSICITREQKGIGRGQASALMAVTAERDRYFQETGIYVPVCSDGGLANDTQIIIALAMGADFVMMGRYFAMTTESPTPIVSIGGRMYKPYWGEGSNRARNWQRYNQSGESGMKFEEGVDAYVPIVGSVKDVLSVTVAKLKSTMCNVGSTTLKEFSDNAVLTRISEQSFVEGGTSNVLSLDKDLPREV
- a CDS encoding serine/threonine protein kinase; translated protein: MTPEDRRTADADQGSIKRMRNAVILPDGTKREPMGSGVITGLLGVGGMANVYEIWNPQLEVNRAVKLLHPNYTEDTKQRFQTEIKITAKLHHPNIIEIHAVGQWNGLPYIEMERIDGQTLEKIIEDRGALPVEVAMSIGIMIGRALRYAHNQNYVIYGKTYHGVIHRDLKPSNIMVSSNGIVKLMDFGIARPTDASIHTTDGAILGTMQYLSPEQLDGKEPDIRTDIYSLGTILYEMVTGMKAFPEQNVSKLMLSKIKNDYKPLDAYDIKIPSKFRRLIHMCMVQDREKRIQDAMSFLSEIGKIHRSTTPLSPEQELARFMGADREKIVVNLRRKNPFLMTAAVLLIVLGVFATGMLIPKIVANLAQKPLPVSVVEPAWTVEVPQIPEEKKPEEPKVVEEQVKKTEPRPIKSTPPVAQKKQVAPVAPAQVAIATQESLIDQLKRKHGTNDLMSIFTREVESGQYKNALEVYESLSPQESSVDKAMIFRIRALKGLGRRSELNSLFSRTDIKDGEFYLEKAKFLFNQGRISEALNYLDLCSRTPGMYVNSSTLRLERLYFTAQCRSRQFDQNPTAVIKRDALDSWYEVKSALQTSKDHRYYKEADAEMQRIASRG